Proteins from one Carassius auratus strain Wakin linkage group LG28B, ASM336829v1, whole genome shotgun sequence genomic window:
- the LOC113067411 gene encoding tripartite motif-containing protein 35-like has product MASLSEDDFSCPVCQEIFKNPVVLSCSHSVCKECLQQFWRIKKTQECPVCRRRSSKEQPPVSLALKNLCESFLKERNEVRSSGSEEICSLHSEKLKLFCLEDKQPVCLVCVNSQKHDNHKFRPIDEVVSSYKEELNTALKSLQEKLKDNEKTKGEFEKTAEHIKSQAEHTECQIKHQFEKLHQFLRDEEEATITALREEEEQKKQMMKEKLEEMNRHISALSHTIKDTEEKMKDSDVCFLKEFPVSMERVQISSQPDPQTPSGALIHVSRYLGNLSFRVWKKMQDIVQNTPVILDPNTADPRLVLSDDLTSVRVSGDQPVPDNPERFDSHLCVLGSEGFNSGTHCWDVEVKQSEYWSLGVTTASNQRKGWGFYKTDVWSVWYDQYGVWSFVYGGFPGSGVRVKRKFDRVRVNLDYDRGKVSFSDPVTNTHLHTFTTSFTHTLFPFFSCYHSSLRILSINS; this is encoded by the exons ATGGCTTCTCTATCTGAAGATGATTTTTCTTGTCCTGTATGTCAGGAAATCTTCAAGAATCCTGTTGTTTTATCATGTAGTCACAGTGTCTGTAAAGAGTGTCTTCAACAGTTCTGGAGAATTAAGAAAACACAGGAGTGTCCCGTCTGCAGGAGAAGATCATCAAAAGAACAGCCTCCAGTTAGTCTTGCATTAAAAAACTTGTGTGAGTCGTTCCTGAAGGAGAGAAATGAGGTTCGTTCATCAGGATCTGAAGAGATCTGCAGTTTACACAGTGAGAAACTCAAACTcttctgtctggaggacaaacagccggtgtgtttagtgtgtgttaactCTCAGAAACACGACAATCATAAATTCAGACCCATCGATGAAGTGGTTTCATCATATAAG GAGGAGCTCAATACAGCACTGAAATCATTACAGGAGAAACTGAAAgacaatgaaaaaacaaaaggAGAGTTTGAGAAAACAGCTGAACACATCAAG TCTCAAGCTGAGCACACAGAGTGTCAGATTAAACATCAGTTTGAGAAGCTTCATCAGTTtctcagagatgaagaagaagctacaatcactgcactgagagaggaagaggagcagaagaagcagatgatgaaggagaagctggaggagatgaacagacacatctcagctctttcacacacaatcaAAGACACAGAGGAGAAGATGAAAGACAGTGACGTCTGCTTTCTGAAG gagtTTCCGGTCTCGATGGAAAG AGTCCAGATCTCATCACAGCCGGATCCACAGACTCCTTCTGGAGCTTTGATTCATGTGTCACGTTACTTGGGGAACCTGTCcttcagagtctggaagaagatgcAGGACATCGTCCAGAACA ctCCTGTGATTCTGGATCCAAACACGGCTGATCCTCGTCTCGTTCTGTCTGATGATCTGACCAGTGTGAGAGTCAGCGGTGATCAACCTGTTCCTGataatccagagagatttgaCTCTCATCTCTGTGTTCTGGGTTCAGAGGGTTTTAACTCAGGAACACACTGCTGGGATGTGGAGGTTAAACAGAGTGAATACTGGAGTCTTGGAGTAACTACAGCATCAAACCAGAGGAAGGGATGGGGTTTCTATAAGACTGATGTCTGGAGTGTGTGGTATGATCAGTACGGTGTCTGGAGTTTTGTGTACGGAGGGTTTCCAGGTTCTGGTGTTCGTGTTAAACGTAAGTTTGATCGTGTGAGAGTGAATCTGGACTATGACAGAGGAAAAGTGTCATTCTCTGATCCTGTAActaacacacatctacacacattcacaacctccttcactcacacactctttccATTCTTCTCCTGTTATCATTCTTCTCTGAGGATCTTATCGATCAATAGTTGA